A window of Oryza glaberrima chromosome 2, OglaRS2, whole genome shotgun sequence genomic DNA:
CATGCAAACTGAATTCCCGATTTCAGTCATTCAAGAGGCACACCACACATTGAGTGACCACAAACCAACGATATAAACACCATATTGAATACTCGAGATTGAATGATCACCTAACtgtttgtgtttttctttcccTTCACAAAACAAGCTAGGATGTCTCTCCAGTCtccatataaaaaaatgaagatgtTTCACCACTCCCCTGTAAACAAATCTGCAGGTTGTGCAAATTCCCGGAGTTGGAAGCAAATTTGCAGCCTCTACATTGAAAGGCCCTGTCTGATAAACCTTTATCTGTGCAAATCTGAGCCCAGATTCCAGAGGAATTTCTTGGCACCAACACTAGTTCACATGGGAAAAAAGAAGCCAATAACTGAACAGATGTTGTGATAATCGAACAGGAGAGTAATGAATCATTTTCACTTTTTCAGCCTAATCTAAAACTCTCAAGTTCATACATCTCCTTGAACAGCCAAACAAAACAGAGAGAGACACCAAATGATCCATCCAGTTGGATCAAATCCATCATCTCGATCTTGACGAATATTTACACATGAAAGcaagcaagaaagaaagaagcgaagaaagagagagagagagagagagcgagagaggagAGCTTGCCAAGAACAAGGGCCAAATCAGTTGgccgcatgcatgcatcaaggcgccaccgccgcgggctCGGTAGCGGTGGCGCCGGGCGGCGTCGCAGCCGGCGCGCGGCAGGTCGGGCACGACGAGCGCCGGCCTCCGGCGAGCCATCGCTCGATGCAGCGCGCGTGGAAGCCGTGGCCGCACACCGGCATGACGCGCACGGTGTCCCCGTCGACGAACTCGGCGAGGCAGATGGCGCACTCCGCTGCGCCGGCCAGCTTGGTGCCCGCCGCGGAGTACACCAgagccgggggcggcggcggcgggtcggccTCCTGCACAGGCGGCTTCTCCgggtcctcggcggcggcggcggcggcggctggttgTTGCCTggcccggcggtggcggcggagcaggtACCTGACGGCGGCGTTGagcgcgagggcgagggcgagcgcggcgagcagGGCGGCGAGGATGACGGCCATGTTGCTGGCgaagtcgccggcgccggagtaGGGACCCCATCTGTTGGTGGCGATGGTGCTGGTCGCTGCCGTGCCGTTGGACGGCGAGCGGTGGGCGTGGTCCGGCTCGTGCTCGTGCTGGTCGTGCGGCGACATCGCCATGGTGATGGTGGCGTTCTCGAGTAGACTAGACTAGCCAAGAATATTTCACTTTTGTGGTAGTAGTCGAGTGAGGTTTAAGCTTAGTGCAGTCAGTATACTAGCTAAGCTTTATATCACTCAAGTGCAGTACTCAACTACTCAAGGGGAGATGTGTTGTGCTCAGCTCAGCTCTGCCTCTGCTGCTGATGAAGATAGATAGCTATAGCTTATGTTGTGAGGTGAAACCGGTGGAAATATTCgtcgaatatatatatacatttttttgatAATGCAATGAAAATCCCAACCTCTATTTTAGCTGTTACTtattacaatattattaacttGATTGTAAAGAACGTGAAGCACAaacagggtttgaaatttctcGCCCCCCACCGAAATGCTCACATCTCGCCCGAAACTTTcagttttttgcaattttttgtgaatttggtcaaactttattcaaattcattcaaaatcagtcaaaatttcaaataatttcgtacgaaaaaaaatctgaatttcGGTTCTTTCGCTCACCTCCGGCAGAAAACCAAGTTTCGAAATTTAAAACCCTGAGCACAAATCCTTTGGCCACGTACATTCCGGTTCAAATGTAGTGGCCGGATTTAAATCCATTTTCATAAAAATCAAGCACTGGTTCGATCCATTAGTAAATTTCTGTTCATGCTTGGTGAATGTTATTAATAAACCGGTTGATTTTGGAGGCATGCGGATGCAGCAAGAGCCAAGAGCAGGCAGAGGGGGTGATGTGGCATGCAGCCTTTTTACATGTGGAGTGTTCCTTTGCTTGTAGTATCATCTGATGATTGCtgcgtccctccttttaattttGTCACTTCAATGCATGTGTTCTCTCTTGTCCTATACATCCCCTATCTATCTTCAAACTgtgcatcgatcgatctggcAGGCATGAGGAGAATTTGTATACATCCgaaaacatatacatatactggttaattaagaaaaatcaAGTCCTTTTAGCTACTAGAACTGTATTACTACAGTTTTCAGGCTCTCACTGTTTCTGTATAAGCTGCCGGTTGGTCGTCAGTCAGCTCGATCGCTCAGATAAGGTCAGGAAGGACATACAGTAATTAAGCTCTTGGTGATCTGAAATTCTGATTTCTCAATCAGATAGATGATAAGACATTCATTTGGAGTATACAGTTAATTAAGGATGCATTAAGGAGCTAGGAGTAGTACATTTGGTGTAGCTAGATGATATTCTCACGCATTCAGCAAGTGgcaaaatgcatgcatgcagccctgctggtctgaactctgaacccAAGGATGGACAGCTGAATGTTTGCTTTTTTCTGAAAGAGTATCATCTGAGATCTATATCATTATCAGCTAAGTTCACGGCCGATATGGCGCAATGCAACGCTGTAGCTATCAGGCCGCTTGTAAGTATCCTTTGTGCTCTCTTCTATTCTGTTGTCGGCTACAGCTACAGTACACCCACGTATACCTGAATATCAGAATATGAGATACCCTGATGatgaaaaatagagaaaaatggAACGAAAAATATAAATGCTAGATTAATTGTTCTTGGGATAGAAAGAAAGGTTCCAAATGGGTAAAGCTGCCTAACCCACAAAcacacacatgtatatatatgcacctTTTTATTAGATCTGTTCCTTTCAGATGGGGGACACTAGACTGACTGCTACAGAGAAACATTGGGGCCTACTGCTTTTTGATGTCCTGCATTTCACAtttctttttgagaaaaatGATGCGTCGACGTTATGGTACCTGATGATGGAGGATTTTATACGGAATATAATTCATATACATGATCAACTAGAGCTACTTGTCTTGTCTGAGTTACATGTAAGGTTAATGGAGTATAAGATATTTATTACTTGTAATGAAACAAGGAGACTATACAGCATTTGGGAAAAAGAAAGATAGAGAGATAAAAGAACAGGACAAGAAATTAAGAGAGAATAAGGGACCCTTTCAATTGGGAAAATGGAGGGGGGTAAGGAAAACACGGGAATTTGacaaaaatgtaaatataaaatagagaattgtaaaataaagaaaaaacatagtaataatatttttgttggaccataaaaaaaacaagataatttgaggagagataatagactcaaaagaatatttctATGGGTTTgtacctcatgttaaatttcctctaaaactTATATGAAATGAGTTATTTTCTATGATCATATAGTGTTCATTTATTTGATTCAAATGGTTATATAGGAAAAAAGAACCTCtaaaatttctagatttttctttaatttaaagGGGGCCTACCTAAAATAAGAGGGTATCGGGAGTGGAccctatatattttgtatgatAATATGATAGTAAAGTCCTACCAGGCAGCAAAATCGTTCCAATGGGCGAACAAAATTAAGAAGGAATCGTACGTTTTCATTAGCGTGTGATTTGGTTGCGTATGTAGTCCGGACTTAAATCGCCCAATTACTCGATCAATCAACATTCCCTTTatgatttgtttttcatttttgcgCTGGTCGATCGTACTGGAACAAGGACGACGAAGACGCCGTACACCCTGATGGCAACatggctagcttagctagctgatGAACGAGATTGATTGCCCGATCGATTGTTCTAGCTAGATCGATCAGGCCGCTGGAAGGAACGAAATGAATCAAGCAAGTAGTACTGTAATCACTAACAAGGGAGCATGTCAGTCTAATTGTCTCTTTGACTAACAAAATTGCTCTATTAGgatataacttttataaaatgattaaatttattatactcATATTCAAAAGTATTGTACTACTTTTGTAACAGAGTAACTGTCAAAAAATTAATCTAACAAAacagaacaagtatatttttaacCTACAGAAGTGATCGAGTAGAACTGTAGAAGTGTACATGCATGATGGGCATGGAGTGCCATTCCAGCAGCAAACTGAGAAGCTCACAAAAGCAATCATCGAATCGTCAAAGATAGACATGAGTGAGAGTATAGacgatcgatgcatgcatcGAGGAGGCCACACCTGCCGGGGCCATCCATTCATTGTTCCAACTAACGACACACCTATCTTCTATCTATAGCTATTTCGCGGCGACCACAGATTCTGCCCAAGCGGTTTTTCTTTCTTGGAGTAATACAATTCTTTTCATCATAAACTAGTACAAATATATATTAGCAAAACTATGATGtactccatatatataatatttcttccgtttcacaatataaatcattttaacattttccacatttacattgatgttaatgaatctatatagatatatagaaaaTGCTATAATGTTTTTTGTTgtgaaacggagatagtactTCATTTCTTTCGTATTGTAAGTTATTTAAGTTTTTTCTGAAATCAAACCTCTTTAACAATTTGATCAAGCGTATACATCAACATGTGTgataacaaataaatatactatcAAGACACACTTCTAGGTGATTTTAGTGAAACTAAATTGATATTGTAGATGCTGGTATATTATTCTATAAAACTCGATCAAAATCAGAAAATATTGATTTTGGCTTGGCTAGTCTATTGCATAGAAAGCAAAGTGTGGGTGATTAGTGTATAATTGATTAAGGTTTAACTATttaaaaacttgataatgggtttttttatttctttaaagagaattatataattattttcgTTTTGCACGAAACACAATATTTGTCAATTCGAAAAGCATGTTTATGATAAACGAGAAAGTAACAAGTT
This region includes:
- the LOC127762814 gene encoding RING-H2 finger protein ATL79-like; the protein is MAMSPHDQHEHEPDHAHRSPSNGTAATSTIATNRWGPYSGAGDFASNMAVILAALLAALALALALNAAVRYLLRRHRRARQQPAAAAAAAEDPEKPPVQEADPPPPPPALVYSAAGTKLAGAAECAICLAEFVDGDTVRVMPVCGHGFHARCIERWLAGGRRSSCPTCRAPAATPPGATATEPAAVAP